In the Mesorhizobium sp. WSM2240 genome, AGCGTGGGCGGACGCGATTGGATGAATTAGTTGCGGTAGAAGTACTGCGGCGGCCGGCCAAATGGGATGCGTTGAAATCTCAAGGAAAGCGCTTATTCTCTTTGCGCTCAGGGAGCATCAAAATGAAATTCAAAGTCATCGTTCACGAAGCGGAGGAAGGCGGATACTGGGCGGAGGTCCCCGCTGTCCCCGGCTGCGCCTCGCAGGGCGACACGATGGACGAACTGATGATCAATATTCGCGAGGCGATCGAAGGCTGTCTTTCGGTCGACGTCGAACCACAGGCAGTTTCCGGTCAGAGTCAAATCGTAGAGATCGCTGTTTGACCGCAA is a window encoding:
- a CDS encoding type II toxin-antitoxin system HicB family antitoxin; protein product: MKFKVIVHEAEEGGYWAEVPAVPGCASQGDTMDELMINIREAIEGCLSVDVEPQAVSGQSQIVEIAV